The following proteins come from a genomic window of Candidatus Saccharibacteria bacterium oral taxon 488:
- a CDS encoding protease, whose amino-acid sequence MYSAISHNKRNTVLIMAVFVAIIGVIGVLVGMYLRNYSLSVIIVGCALLYAWLQYYIAGKLAMAMSGAQQIEKKDAPELWRVVENLAIASGMPMPKVYIIDDPAPNAFATGRDPKHAIVGATTGLLEIMDKRELEAVMAHEMSHVRNYDIRVSMIAFGLVSAIGLLADIALRMMIYGDDDDGDTSPVVYVVGIIVVILAPILATITQLAVSRQREYLADASGALLTRDSEGLAMALEKLQSYGRPMRRQSTSTANLFMNNPLRPGFFSKLFSTHPPLEDRIARLRSNATKM is encoded by the coding sequence ATGTATAGTGCAATTTCTCATAACAAGCGAAACACCGTATTGATCATGGCGGTGTTTGTGGCGATTATCGGCGTGATTGGTGTGCTGGTCGGTATGTATCTACGGAATTATTCATTATCGGTGATCATTGTCGGTTGTGCGCTGCTTTATGCGTGGTTACAATATTATATCGCTGGTAAATTGGCCATGGCGATGAGCGGTGCGCAGCAGATTGAAAAGAAGGATGCGCCGGAGCTGTGGCGAGTAGTAGAAAACCTCGCGATCGCTTCCGGCATGCCGATGCCAAAAGTCTACATTATTGACGACCCGGCACCAAATGCCTTTGCAACTGGCCGCGATCCAAAGCACGCTATCGTCGGTGCGACTACTGGGCTGCTAGAAATTATGGACAAGCGCGAACTCGAGGCGGTGATGGCGCACGAGATGAGTCATGTGCGTAATTACGATATTCGCGTTAGTATGATTGCCTTTGGGTTGGTGAGTGCTATTGGGTTGCTTGCTGATATCGCACTCCGGATGATGATATATGGCGATGATGATGACGGGGATACCAGCCCGGTTGTCTACGTCGTGGGTATTATAGTAGTAATCTTGGCACCGATTTTAGCAACGATTACGCAACTGGCAGTCAGCCGCCAGCGCGAGTATCTGGCGGATGCCTCGGGCGCGCTATTAACTCGTGACTCGGAGGGGCTGGCGATGGCACTGGAGAAGCTACAAAGTTATGGTCGGCCAATGCGCAGGCAGAGTACTTCAACAGCAAACTTGTTTATGAATAATCCGCTGCGCCCTGGCTTTTTCTCAAAGTTATTTAGCACCCATCCGCCGCTAGAAGATCGAATCGCACGTCTGCGAAGTAATGCAACGAAGATGTAA
- a CDS encoding LemA family protein, translating into MDAVIITLIIVGVVIVLIVAFLIGTYNGLVTLRNRVEEAWSDITVQLKRRTDLIPNLVNSVKGYATHEKEVFEKVTEARSAIMGAKGVADTAQAENMLEGALKSLFAVAEAYPELKANENFLQLQQELVDTEDKIQASRRFYNGGVRDLNTRIQRFPANMVAGMFGFQAKEFFEVADRASVENPVEVKF; encoded by the coding sequence ATGGATGCAGTAATAATAACTTTAATTATCGTCGGTGTCGTTATCGTTCTGATCGTGGCGTTTTTGATCGGTACATACAACGGTCTAGTAACGCTGCGTAACCGCGTCGAGGAAGCATGGAGTGATATCACCGTGCAGCTCAAACGCCGGACTGACTTGATTCCGAACCTAGTTAACTCAGTTAAGGGCTATGCTACGCACGAGAAAGAAGTATTTGAAAAGGTTACCGAAGCTCGTTCAGCCATTATGGGTGCTAAAGGTGTGGCTGACACTGCACAGGCTGAGAATATGCTGGAGGGCGCGTTGAAGAGTCTGTTTGCTGTCGCTGAGGCATATCCAGAACTAAAGGCTAATGAGAATTTCTTGCAGCTACAGCAAGAACTGGTTGACACTGAGGATAAGATTCAGGCATCGCGTCGCTTTTATAATGGCGGCGTTCGCGATCTGAACACAAGGATTCAAAGGTTCCCGGCTAACATGGTTGCCGGCATGTTCGGCTTCCAGGCCAAGGAGTTCTTTGAGGTTGCTGATCGAGCAAGCGTTGAGAATCCAGTTGAGGTGAAATTCTAG
- a CDS encoding AbrB/MazE/SpoVT family DNA-binding domain-containing protein, which produces MTKLKSRHAWTVKVGERGQIVIPKEARDIFNIKPGDTLIMLGDKQQGIAIPTKNKVIDTITAVLNDTEMKS; this is translated from the coding sequence ATGACAAAACTAAAGAGTAGACATGCTTGGACAGTCAAGGTTGGCGAACGCGGGCAAATTGTGATACCCAAAGAGGCACGAGATATTTTTAATATCAAGCCTGGCGATACACTTATCATGCTCGGCGACAAGCAGCAAGGAATTGCTATTCCGACTAAGAATAAAGTCATTGATACAATCACCGCCGTACTCAATGATACGGAGATGAAATCATGA
- a CDS encoding ABC transporter ATP-binding protein: protein MNAITATNLTKRYGDFVAVDSLNLSIEKGELFSLLGVNGAGKTTLIKMLSCLSQPTQGDAILLGNSITEKPQAVKQMINVSPQETAVAGNLSVRENLELIAGLYGQSAHNASESASRMASQFKLETVEHKKAKHLSGGMQRRLSIAMALISNPKILFIDEPTLGLDIFSRRELWEAIQLLKGTVTTLLTTHYLEEIEALSDRVGVMARGKLVAIGTVAELQKQTNTRTLEDAFVALVGGIR from the coding sequence ATGAATGCAATCACTGCGACCAACTTAACAAAACGCTACGGTGACTTTGTCGCAGTCGACAGCCTTAATCTATCAATTGAAAAGGGTGAGTTATTTTCACTACTTGGTGTCAATGGTGCGGGTAAGACGACATTGATTAAAATGTTATCTTGCTTAAGCCAACCAACACAAGGTGATGCTATTTTACTCGGCAATAGTATTACCGAAAAACCTCAGGCAGTCAAACAGATGATCAACGTTTCACCACAAGAAACTGCTGTAGCTGGTAATTTATCAGTCCGCGAGAATCTCGAACTGATCGCTGGACTCTACGGACAATCTGCTCATAACGCCAGTGAGAGCGCCTCACGTATGGCAAGCCAATTCAAGCTCGAAACTGTCGAACATAAAAAAGCTAAGCATTTGTCTGGCGGCATGCAGCGACGCCTGTCGATCGCCATGGCGCTCATCTCAAATCCAAAAATATTATTCATTGACGAACCAACGCTAGGTCTTGATATTTTTTCGCGCCGTGAGTTATGGGAGGCGATCCAGTTGCTCAAAGGTACAGTGACGACGCTGTTGACAACTCACTATCTCGAGGAAATTGAAGCATTGTCTGATCGTGTCGGCGTTATGGCGCGCGGCAAGCTCGTGGCAATCGGTACAGTAGCAGAACTGCAAAAACAAACCAATACGCGCACTCTCGAGGATGCGTTTGTAGCACTTGTAGGAGGTATTCGATGA
- a CDS encoding ABC transporter permease yields the protein MRSLLFAKRCTKEVVRDPINLFFGLVFPLVLLGLLSIINASIPAEANNTMFAIKNLAPGIAMFGTAFLALFSSMLLAKDRTSSFLMRLFTSPMTARDFIIGYTIPMIIIATMQAVITLVIACFIGLDFSVHIIGAIVITTVTSLLFVGCGLFFGSLINERAVGGICGALLTNVAGWLSGVFVPVDLIGGGFKMVAEALPFYHSVAAIKGSIEGNWQVITPHLLIVLCYTTVIFTLAIYIFRRKMTGRNT from the coding sequence ATGAGATCATTACTATTTGCTAAACGCTGTACGAAAGAAGTTGTACGCGATCCGATCAATCTATTCTTTGGATTAGTCTTTCCACTCGTTTTGCTTGGACTGCTCTCTATTATAAATGCCAGCATTCCCGCCGAAGCCAATAATACTATGTTTGCCATCAAAAATTTGGCACCAGGTATCGCAATGTTCGGTACGGCATTCCTAGCACTATTCTCAAGTATGCTCCTAGCAAAAGACCGAACTTCATCATTCCTGATGCGTCTGTTTACCTCGCCTATGACAGCCCGAGATTTTATCATTGGATACACAATTCCGATGATTATCATTGCTACCATGCAGGCAGTGATTACCCTCGTTATCGCCTGCTTTATCGGGCTCGACTTTTCAGTGCATATTATTGGGGCAATCGTTATTACAACGGTAACGTCGCTTCTATTTGTCGGATGTGGGTTATTCTTCGGCAGTCTCATTAACGAGCGAGCAGTTGGCGGTATATGTGGCGCCCTGCTCACCAATGTCGCTGGCTGGCTGTCGGGCGTATTTGTCCCGGTTGATCTCATCGGTGGTGGCTTTAAAATGGTTGCGGAAGCACTGCCATTTTACCACAGTGTTGCTGCCATTAAAGGTAGCATCGAGGGAAATTGGCAAGTCATCACACCACATCTACTGATTGTTTTGTGTTATACCACCGTTATCTTTACACTCGCCATCTATATCTTTCGGCGAAAGATGACCGGACGAAACACCTAA
- a CDS encoding HD domain-containing protein → MKRPPNVQHILQLISSLIVPMYYIHRDIVPPKRSPLRENDAEHSWALALLACVLAPQINPKLDIGKVAQFAIVHDVVEVYSGDVSAMDSQAANSSERKIREAAALERIQSDFSYMPWIAETIKEYESFSSEEACFVYALDKFMPVAYDYLDGGEYAHHCRTTREAYQYHMIPHREKAQRHPVVGRYYDEVRALLDAQLDHFYDPENVV, encoded by the coding sequence ATGAAACGACCTCCAAATGTTCAGCATATACTCCAGCTGATTAGTTCATTAATCGTGCCGATGTATTATATTCATCGTGATATCGTGCCGCCAAAACGATCACCACTGAGGGAAAATGATGCGGAACATTCCTGGGCTTTAGCATTGTTAGCGTGTGTGCTCGCTCCGCAGATTAATCCGAAATTAGATATTGGTAAAGTTGCCCAATTTGCCATTGTTCATGATGTTGTAGAGGTCTATTCGGGTGATGTATCGGCAATGGATAGCCAGGCGGCAAATTCATCTGAGCGAAAAATTCGTGAGGCAGCAGCGTTGGAGCGTATTCAATCAGATTTCTCATATATGCCATGGATCGCTGAAACGATTAAGGAATACGAATCTTTTTCTAGCGAAGAAGCATGTTTCGTCTATGCGCTTGATAAATTTATGCCGGTTGCCTATGACTATCTTGATGGAGGTGAGTATGCTCATCATTGTCGCACAACTCGTGAAGCGTACCAGTATCATATGATACCGCATCGCGAAAAGGCCCAGAGACATCCTGTTGTTGGTCGATATTATGATGAGGTGCGGGCGCTGCTAGATGCTCAGCTAGATCATTTTTATGATCCAGAAAATGTAGTATAA
- a CDS encoding peptide ABC transporter substrate-binding protein, translating into MDTKKSSWKKFLRLDFATKDLDGQAQKLTKTTLRHTHMFISSRLEHLAGVKRHVLGWIFLVILLITISMVQWLSFRELYAHNAPARGGSYSEGVLGPLETLNPIFARSSAEKSAARLMFASLYNYDTTGHIKGDLAESVTVNEAETEYTVKLRRNLKWSDGAPLDARDVVFTVNLLKDARTQSSITGWQSINVKQVDERTVQFTLPAPYAPFMHALTFPILPQHSLSEVNPAELREHGYGKSPVTSGPFAMRILQNANADGSKKVLHLVANSQYHHGAPKLDRFQLYVYPTRDEITKGLKTSEIMATPELSYMAQSDQIRHMYASRSYAINDGVYALFNTQSEVVSSRKVRQALVQSINTQALREKFAFAKKPLHGPIFDDQVDGQLAGRLPYDTEAAKKLLDEEGWKVVGNQRKKGEQVLQLSFVTLKGSDFESIARELVKVWQETLHITVDLRVVDPNDASQNVLQSVLRPRGFDVLLYELVLGGDADVFAYWHSSQANQSGLNFANYNSAVADDALAAGRTKQSAKQRVSKYQAFTKHWQSDVPALALYQVQLDYIHLRSVSALGESVRLVYPTDRFADVIYWTVRQDSVYKTP; encoded by the coding sequence TTGGACACAAAAAAATCATCTTGGAAAAAATTTCTGCGACTGGACTTCGCAACAAAAGATCTTGATGGGCAAGCGCAAAAACTGACCAAGACGACCTTGCGTCACACGCATATGTTTATCTCTTCGCGCCTCGAACATTTGGCTGGAGTCAAGCGGCATGTCCTGGGGTGGATTTTTCTGGTTATTCTATTGATTACCATCAGCATGGTGCAGTGGCTGTCATTTCGTGAATTGTACGCTCATAACGCACCAGCCAGGGGTGGGTCGTACTCAGAGGGCGTGCTGGGGCCATTAGAGACACTGAACCCAATCTTTGCTCGTAGTAGTGCCGAAAAGTCAGCGGCCCGACTGATGTTTGCGAGTCTTTATAATTATGATACGACCGGACATATCAAGGGGGACCTCGCTGAGTCGGTCACAGTCAATGAGGCCGAGACTGAGTACACGGTCAAATTGCGCCGTAATCTCAAGTGGTCAGACGGAGCGCCACTGGATGCTCGCGACGTGGTGTTTACTGTTAATCTACTCAAGGATGCACGGACACAATCGTCAATTACTGGTTGGCAGTCGATCAACGTCAAGCAGGTTGACGAGCGGACAGTACAATTTACCCTGCCAGCCCCGTACGCACCATTCATGCACGCCCTCACCTTTCCGATTTTGCCTCAGCACAGCCTCAGTGAAGTTAATCCGGCCGAGCTACGTGAGCATGGTTATGGCAAGTCGCCCGTAACCTCTGGGCCGTTTGCTATGCGGATTCTACAGAATGCCAATGCTGATGGGTCGAAAAAAGTGCTTCATCTGGTGGCGAACTCGCAGTATCATCATGGCGCGCCAAAGCTGGATCGTTTTCAGCTGTATGTATATCCGACGCGGGACGAGATAACCAAAGGTCTCAAGACGAGTGAAATTATGGCGACACCGGAGTTGTCATATATGGCTCAGTCAGACCAGATCCGTCACATGTATGCCTCGCGGTCGTACGCTATTAACGATGGTGTCTATGCATTATTTAACACCCAGAGCGAAGTGGTGAGTTCGCGCAAAGTTCGACAAGCGCTGGTCCAGTCAATTAATACCCAAGCACTGCGCGAGAAGTTTGCCTTTGCCAAGAAGCCACTGCACGGCCCAATTTTTGACGACCAAGTGGACGGGCAACTGGCCGGTCGTTTGCCGTATGACACAGAAGCAGCGAAAAAATTACTGGACGAAGAAGGATGGAAGGTGGTCGGTAATCAGCGTAAAAAGGGCGAGCAGGTTTTGCAATTATCGTTCGTGACGCTCAAGGGTTCTGATTTTGAAAGTATTGCGCGTGAACTCGTAAAAGTCTGGCAGGAAACGCTGCATATCACCGTTGACTTGCGGGTGGTTGATCCAAATGATGCCTCGCAGAACGTTTTGCAGTCCGTCCTGCGGCCGCGCGGCTTTGACGTGCTACTGTATGAGTTGGTGCTGGGCGGTGACGCCGATGTCTTTGCCTACTGGCATTCGTCACAGGCTAATCAAAGTGGTCTCAATTTTGCTAACTATAACAGCGCGGTGGCCGATGATGCTCTCGCGGCTGGTCGCACCAAACAAAGCGCCAAGCAACGAGTTAGCAAATACCAAGCGTTTACTAAGCATTGGCAGTCCGATGTGCCAGCCCTCGCGTTATATCAAGTACAGCTGGACTATATCCACCTGCGCTCTGTGTCAGCTCTCGGTGAATCAGTGCGGCTGGTGTATCCTACTGATCGATTCGCCGACGTGATTTACTGGACAGTTCGCCAAGATTCAGTTTACAAAACACCGTAG
- the secG gene encoding preprotein translocase subunit SecG produces the protein MSLDTILPYVTLGSAVLMIIAILLQQRGASLGAGFGSSGELFTTRRGFDKNLFDVTIVFAVVFVLSILASLVLPSLKG, from the coding sequence ATGTCACTTGATACTATTTTGCCGTATGTCACATTAGGATCAGCCGTTTTGATGATCATTGCCATATTGTTGCAGCAGCGTGGCGCGAGCCTGGGCGCAGGCTTTGGCTCGTCGGGCGAGCTGTTCACCACGCGGCGAGGTTTTGACAAGAACTTGTTTGATGTGACTATTGTGTTTGCTGTTGTGTTCGTGCTGTCGATCTTGGCGAGTTTGGTGCTGCCGAGTCTGAAGGGCTAG
- a CDS encoding phage holin family protein, which yields MRRQFAIFFVRWVLNSVGIWVAVRLLGTSEPVVETTATFVLAGLIFSIVNSILKPIVVILSLPAILLTLGLFTLVVNGIMVYISLALAPGLSMSFGSSILAGIILSLVNYIVSSAFVIKPAPE from the coding sequence ATGAGACGACAATTTGCAATATTTTTTGTTAGGTGGGTACTTAATTCTGTTGGTATCTGGGTGGCGGTGCGGCTTCTCGGGACGAGTGAGCCAGTGGTCGAGACGACGGCAACGTTTGTCCTCGCTGGCCTCATCTTTTCGATCGTCAACTCTATCTTGAAACCAATCGTTGTCATTTTATCACTACCGGCGATCTTGCTCACGCTCGGTTTATTTACGCTGGTGGTGAATGGCATCATGGTGTATATATCATTGGCACTAGCACCGGGATTATCCATGAGTTTTGGCTCGTCAATTCTTGCCGGAATCATACTCAGTCTGGTAAACTATATAGTAAGTAGCGCCTTCGTTATCAAGCCGGCGCCAGAATAA
- a CDS encoding prepilin-type N-terminal cleavage/methylation domain-containing protein, translated as MSRKYGFTVIEILIVVVVIGILAGIGLVSYNGWRKETVRKAITSDLQNALSAAEQEKNFKGSYPTTLPQSFKSGSPDIVITVRTIPPSGSTPAAICIEGTSSRQQLQLHIKSTERKVVDGAC; from the coding sequence ATGAGTCGAAAGTATGGATTTACCGTCATAGAAATACTAATTGTCGTTGTGGTTATCGGCATCTTGGCGGGTATCGGTCTCGTCAGTTATAACGGGTGGCGAAAAGAGACGGTGCGTAAAGCCATAACGTCAGATCTACAGAATGCGCTATCAGCGGCGGAGCAGGAAAAAAACTTCAAAGGATCATACCCAACGACATTGCCGCAGTCGTTCAAGAGTGGCTCGCCAGATATCGTAATCACTGTACGGACAATCCCGCCGTCTGGTTCGACGCCAGCCGCGATCTGCATTGAGGGGACGAGTAGTCGCCAGCAGCTCCAGCTGCACATCAAGAGCACTGAGCGCAAGGTAGTCGACGGCGCCTGCTAG
- a CDS encoding excinuclease ABC subunit UvrC, with product MNQRLQQKLKTLPRTPGVYFHKSASGEIIYVGKAAVLKNRVRQYFQDSRGRDNKTMALVTEIADTDWIETESEVDALFLESEMVKRYMPRYNVLLRDDKSQMYVRIDMKSEWPTVSFTRNPADDGAEYVGPFYNGFALKKALRYLRRVFPYLTRQRRPGQSKLDEDLGLSPRLSDGSAAYKATLRKLISYIKGNRKAIAAELERDMKTAAGLHDFERAADLRNKLRAMQELQRRVCFGDKEFLDISKDKALADLAKLLGLKGIPAHIEGYDISHMSGRQVVASMVVFTNGASDRAEYRKFKVSEKNDDTGNMYQTIFRRLSERHLKSWGRPDLLLIDGGKGQLAAAIKARDERGVTVPIISIAKREEELLVHKIGSQIDTAFIEHIQSQPRVDIAIHEDGDVYIVNLHPSQRNAGSHSKNLRASTEQNRKERPTTDENILVTTDIVKLFQRIRDESHRFAVSYHTALKRQQQTKNQLEEIPGVGPKTRAKLLKKFGSISRIRNASLTDLEKIVDKELAKKIMLMLSS from the coding sequence GTGAATCAACGGTTGCAGCAAAAACTCAAAACCCTACCCCGCACTCCCGGTGTCTATTTTCATAAGTCAGCCAGCGGCGAGATTATTTATGTGGGCAAGGCGGCGGTGCTGAAAAATCGCGTGCGCCAGTATTTTCAGGATTCGCGTGGGCGGGACAATAAAACTATGGCGTTAGTGACGGAAATTGCTGACACTGATTGGATTGAGACCGAGAGCGAAGTTGATGCGTTGTTTTTGGAAAGCGAGATGGTCAAGCGCTATATGCCGCGTTACAACGTACTGCTGCGCGATGATAAATCGCAGATGTATGTGCGAATCGACATGAAAAGCGAGTGGCCGACCGTCAGTTTTACGCGCAATCCAGCTGATGATGGGGCGGAATATGTTGGCCCGTTCTATAATGGCTTTGCTTTGAAAAAAGCGCTGCGCTATTTGCGGCGGGTTTTTCCGTATTTGACCAGGCAGCGCCGTCCGGGGCAGTCGAAATTGGATGAAGACTTGGGTCTCAGCCCGCGGCTGAGTGATGGGTCAGCCGCCTACAAAGCTACTTTACGCAAGCTCATCAGCTACATCAAAGGCAACCGTAAGGCTATCGCCGCCGAGTTGGAGCGCGACATGAAAACGGCAGCTGGGCTGCATGATTTTGAGCGGGCGGCTGATCTTCGCAATAAGCTGCGCGCCATGCAGGAGTTGCAGCGGCGGGTTTGTTTTGGCGACAAAGAATTCTTGGATATTTCTAAAGACAAGGCGCTGGCGGATTTGGCAAAATTGTTGGGCCTAAAAGGTATTCCAGCACACATTGAGGGTTACGATATTTCACATATGAGCGGGCGGCAGGTTGTTGCCAGTATGGTGGTATTTACCAATGGCGCGAGCGACCGGGCAGAGTATCGCAAATTCAAAGTCAGTGAGAAAAATGACGACACCGGCAATATGTATCAGACGATTTTTCGCCGGCTGAGTGAGCGTCATCTGAAAAGCTGGGGTCGTCCCGACCTGCTGCTCATTGACGGTGGTAAGGGTCAGCTGGCGGCGGCCATCAAAGCGCGTGATGAGCGTGGCGTCACTGTGCCGATTATCAGTATCGCCAAGCGCGAGGAAGAGTTGCTAGTACATAAGATTGGTTCGCAGATTGATACGGCGTTCATTGAGCATATTCAGTCGCAGCCACGGGTAGATATCGCGATTCACGAAGATGGTGATGTTTATATAGTGAATTTACACCCAAGTCAGCGTAACGCTGGCTCGCATTCAAAAAACTTACGAGCCAGTACCGAGCAAAATCGTAAAGAACGTCCGACGACAGACGAAAATATCCTTGTGACAACTGACATCGTCAAATTGTTCCAGCGCATCCGCGACGAGTCGCATCGCTTTGCGGTGAGCTACCACACGGCGCTCAAACGTCAGCAGCAAACAAAAAATCAGCTGGAGGAAATCCCTGGTGTGGGGCCAAAAACCCGCGCAAAATTGCTGAAAAAATTTGGTAGCATCAGCCGTATACGGAATGCCTCACTCACCGACCTGGAAAAAATCGTGGATAAAGAGCTAGCGAAAAAGATTATGCTTATGCTATCATCATAA
- a CDS encoding phosphohydrolase, with product MDERQIAQLETIKNNVRGILGGDPSGHADDHVERVALLAERFASECSEPVDLQEVLLTAWLHDVDDYKLVGKAQAEKLTNAVNSMAEAGVAADLRQAVLENIAAIGYGKRLDGQQPQRLAGQLVSDADMCDAIGAVGIERGLMYACHHGGRIFDPTVWPNVDLAAHEYDVNGNTHDTDGFINHFFEKLLKLKGLMLTEPGRIEARKRQHVMVDFLRAYFREKNVPEWSEFLKGYLLDITKANDLQ from the coding sequence ATGGACGAACGGCAGATAGCTCAACTTGAGACAATAAAAAATAACGTGCGTGGTATATTAGGTGGCGATCCATCGGGTCACGCCGATGATCATGTCGAGCGGGTGGCGCTGCTGGCAGAGCGTTTTGCTAGCGAATGCAGCGAGCCAGTGGATTTGCAAGAAGTGCTGTTGACGGCTTGGCTGCATGACGTCGACGACTATAAACTAGTCGGCAAGGCGCAGGCAGAGAAATTGACGAACGCAGTCAATAGTATGGCGGAGGCGGGAGTGGCCGCTGACCTACGTCAGGCGGTATTAGAAAATATTGCGGCGATTGGTTATGGCAAACGGCTGGATGGGCAGCAACCGCAGCGATTGGCAGGGCAGCTAGTGTCTGACGCTGACATGTGCGATGCTATTGGTGCGGTTGGAATTGAGCGAGGGTTGATGTATGCCTGCCATCACGGCGGGCGGATTTTTGACCCCACGGTTTGGCCAAATGTTGATCTAGCGGCGCACGAATACGACGTTAATGGCAATACGCATGATACCGACGGCTTTATTAATCACTTTTTTGAGAAACTGTTGAAGTTGAAAGGCTTGATGCTAACGGAGCCGGGGCGAATAGAAGCGAGGAAGCGTCAGCACGTTATGGTTGATTTCCTTCGTGCCTATTTCCGCGAAAAGAATGTGCCGGAGTGGAGTGAGTTTTTGAAAGGGTATTTACTTGATATAACTAAGGCAAATGACTTACAATAG